The following coding sequences are from one Halobellus litoreus window:
- a CDS encoding transposase: protein MGEEATKTIRTRLHIASGERSWLHNARLASREIFNQTIRLKQQGYNRTEIQKGVDRNDFLRNNKCAVVGKALQTWDSYQSLKDWWENQDDPDGGKPTPPSTDKSGAYPLVMAHTEGYRLTVDDDTNRVQFRISPKPYKNVNGHLRGEPDAMDELRDALTSDEVDVGQAELLYRDGVYYLHVTVTRVFDVPEPDTADTVVGVDINERNVALTAFDRETMRTKGTLVLDYGWVKQERQRYHTITKRCQEHGKTSIHRKLGDKEERFTEWVLHRLSRAVVELAEQFSNPVIVFEDMSGIRDEIKYGTYMNRRLHKLPFHKFEKFVSYKATWREIPTDTVDAYYNSKTCSCCGERGSRQGRRFRCTNNECDVAQDHADRNASVNIAWREKAKLDGDESNYRTHKTQPQVRLVRLSGSGRVSRPTSSRSLAEQGVLAHD, encoded by the coding sequence ATGGGTGAAGAAGCCACGAAGACGATCCGGACGCGCCTCCACATAGCGTCTGGTGAACGATCGTGGCTTCACAACGCCCGCCTCGCCTCACGCGAGATCTTCAACCAAACCATCCGCCTCAAACAACAAGGGTACAATCGCACCGAGATACAGAAAGGGGTTGACCGCAACGACTTCCTACGGAACAACAAGTGCGCGGTCGTCGGCAAAGCCCTCCAAACATGGGACTCCTACCAATCACTCAAAGACTGGTGGGAGAACCAAGACGACCCTGACGGAGGGAAGCCGACTCCGCCGAGTACGGACAAATCTGGTGCGTATCCACTTGTGATGGCGCACACGGAAGGCTACCGCCTCACCGTGGACGACGACACGAACCGCGTCCAGTTCCGCATCAGCCCGAAACCCTACAAGAACGTGAACGGACACCTGCGCGGCGAACCGGACGCAATGGACGAACTGCGAGACGCCCTCACGTCGGACGAGGTGGATGTTGGGCAGGCCGAACTCCTGTACCGCGATGGCGTGTATTACTTACACGTCACGGTTACACGCGTGTTCGACGTGCCCGAACCCGATACCGCCGATACGGTAGTCGGTGTGGACATCAACGAGCGCAACGTCGCACTCACCGCCTTCGACCGCGAGACGATGCGGACGAAGGGAACACTCGTCCTCGACTACGGATGGGTTAAGCAGGAACGCCAACGCTACCACACGATCACGAAACGCTGTCAGGAACACGGCAAGACAAGTATTCATCGGAAACTCGGTGACAAGGAGGAGCGGTTCACCGAGTGGGTGTTGCATCGGCTTTCCCGTGCTGTCGTGGAGCTCGCAGAGCAGTTCTCGAATCCGGTTATCGTGTTCGAGGATATGAGCGGTATCCGCGACGAAATCAAGTACGGAACATATATGAACCGCCGGTTGCACAAACTGCCGTTCCACAAGTTCGAGAAGTTTGTCTCGTACAAGGCGACGTGGCGAGAGATTCCTACGGATACGGTAGACGCGTACTACAACTCGAAGACGTGTTCGTGCTGTGGTGAACGTGGCAGTCGGCAGGGACGGCGGTTTCGGTGTACGAACAACGAGTGTGATGTAGCGCAAGACCACGCCGACCGGAATGCCTCAGTGAACATCGCGTGGCGCGAGAAGGCGAAGCTCGACGGTGACGAATCGAATTACCGGACTCACAAAACCCAACCGCAGGTTCGGTTGGTGCGTCTGTCCGGGTCGGGGCGTGTAAGCCGCCCAACCTCATCCCGCTCGCTTGCCGAGCAGGGAGTGTTAGCGCACGACTGA